One stretch of Streptomyces sp. A2-16 DNA includes these proteins:
- a CDS encoding redox-sensing transcriptional repressor Rex, with amino-acid sequence MATGRTHRPATRSRGIPEATVARLPLYLRALTALSERSVPTVSSEELAAAAGVNSAKLRKDFSYLGSYGTRGVGYDVEYLVYQISRELGLTQDWPVVIVGIGNLGAALANYGGFASRGFRVAALIDADPAMAGKPVAGIPVQHSDDLEKIIEDNGVSIGVIATPAGAAQPVCDRLVAAGVTSILNFAPTVLSVPDGVDVRKVDLSIELQILAFHEQRKAGEEAAASDGAGPVAAARGESADKGPDGDVPAVMPA; translated from the coding sequence GTGGCAACTGGCCGAACTCACCGACCGGCGACCCGTAGCCGAGGGATTCCCGAGGCCACCGTCGCCAGGCTTCCGCTGTACCTCCGCGCGCTGACCGCACTGTCGGAGCGCTCGGTACCCACGGTCTCCTCCGAGGAGCTCGCGGCCGCGGCGGGGGTCAACTCCGCCAAGCTGCGCAAGGACTTCTCCTACCTGGGTTCCTACGGAACGCGCGGTGTCGGCTACGACGTCGAGTATCTCGTCTACCAGATCTCCCGTGAACTCGGCCTGACCCAGGACTGGCCGGTTGTGATCGTCGGTATCGGCAACCTCGGCGCCGCTCTCGCCAACTACGGTGGTTTCGCGTCCCGTGGATTCCGGGTCGCCGCGCTGATCGACGCCGATCCGGCGATGGCCGGCAAGCCCGTCGCGGGCATCCCGGTGCAGCACTCGGACGACCTGGAAAAGATCATCGAGGACAACGGCGTGTCCATCGGTGTCATCGCCACCCCCGCCGGTGCCGCCCAGCCCGTCTGCGACCGGCTCGTGGCCGCCGGGGTCACCTCCATCCTGAACTTCGCGCCCACCGTGCTGTCCGTGCCGGACGGCGTCGACGTGCGCAAGGTCGACCTCTCCATCGAACTGCAGATCCTCGCCTTCCACGAGCAGCGCAAGGCCGGTGAGGAGGCCGCGGCCTCCGACGGCGCCGGTCCGGTCGCCGCCGCGCGCGGTGAGTCCGCCGACAAAGGGCCCGACGGGGACGTACCCGCCGTGATGCCGGCATGA
- a CDS encoding glutamyl-tRNA reductase has translation MSLLVVGLSHRSAPVSVLERAALHVDAQVKLLQDTVAAEPATEAAVLATCNRIELYADVDKFHAGVAELSTLLAQHSGVGLDELTPYLYVHYEDRAVHHLFSVACGLDSMVVGEGQILGQIKDSLARAQELHTAGRLLNDLFQQALRVGKRAHSETGIDRAGQSLVTFGLEQLASGTAVQDWALGKKALVIGAGSMSSLAAATLARVGVTEIVVANRTAERAERLAEILNDGADSDVVARAVPMGSVPDELTRADVVVSCTGATGLVLTAEAVAAGRGLDAWPGADAVPSRSGSGAAQAARLPADHGTEENCPLDLAPVPSTAGFSVLGEAAVAGMAASELEQHAAWVDNAPRPQGSVALVDPVEEADAIAALAATAAVIGRVPERRKPEPVAEIPRPAPSLFLLDLAMPRDIDAAVHRLAGVRLVDIESLAEASADAPMAADVDQVRRIVADEVAAFGAALRAAHITPTVVALRTMAADVVANEIARLDGRLPGLDDKQRGEITQTVRRVVDKLLHAPTVRVKQLAAEPGGAGYADALRTLFDLDPETVAAVSRAEDSTTDEKDRGSS, from the coding sequence ATGAGTCTCCTCGTCGTCGGGCTGAGCCACCGCAGCGCGCCGGTCAGTGTGCTGGAGCGTGCGGCCCTGCATGTCGATGCGCAGGTGAAGTTGCTCCAGGACACTGTTGCGGCGGAGCCGGCCACGGAGGCCGCGGTGCTCGCCACCTGCAACCGGATCGAGCTGTACGCCGACGTGGACAAGTTCCACGCGGGTGTGGCCGAGCTGTCGACGCTGCTCGCCCAGCACAGCGGAGTGGGGCTGGACGAGCTCACTCCCTATCTCTACGTGCACTACGAGGACCGGGCCGTCCACCATCTCTTCTCCGTGGCCTGCGGGCTCGACTCCATGGTCGTCGGGGAGGGGCAGATCCTCGGGCAGATCAAGGACTCGCTCGCCCGGGCGCAGGAGCTGCACACGGCCGGGCGGTTGCTGAACGACCTGTTCCAGCAGGCTCTGCGGGTGGGCAAGCGGGCGCACTCCGAGACCGGGATCGACCGGGCGGGACAGTCGCTGGTGACCTTCGGGCTGGAGCAGTTGGCCTCCGGTACGGCTGTGCAGGACTGGGCTCTCGGCAAGAAGGCGCTGGTCATCGGCGCCGGGTCGATGTCCTCGCTGGCCGCGGCGACGCTGGCGCGCGTCGGTGTGACGGAGATCGTGGTCGCCAACCGGACCGCCGAGCGGGCCGAGCGGCTTGCGGAGATCCTCAACGACGGGGCCGACTCGGACGTGGTGGCCCGTGCGGTACCGATGGGTTCGGTGCCGGACGAGCTGACACGTGCCGATGTCGTGGTGTCCTGTACGGGGGCCACGGGGCTGGTTCTGACTGCCGAGGCCGTCGCGGCCGGGCGGGGGCTGGACGCGTGGCCCGGTGCTGACGCGGTGCCGTCCCGTTCCGGGTCGGGAGCCGCGCAGGCGGCACGACTGCCCGCGGACCACGGGACGGAGGAGAACTGTCCCCTGGACCTCGCCCCCGTGCCCTCCACCGCCGGTTTCTCCGTCCTCGGCGAAGCCGCCGTCGCCGGGATGGCCGCCTCCGAGCTGGAGCAGCACGCCGCCTGGGTGGACAACGCGCCCCGGCCGCAGGGATCCGTCGCCCTCGTCGATCCCGTCGAGGAAGCCGACGCCATCGCCGCGCTCGCCGCCACCGCCGCGGTCATCGGGCGGGTACCCGAGCGGCGCAAGCCGGAACCCGTCGCCGAGATTCCGCGGCCCGCACCCTCGCTCTTCCTGCTCGACCTCGCCATGCCCCGGGACATCGACGCCGCCGTGCACCGCCTCGCCGGGGTGCGGCTCGTGGACATCGAGTCGCTGGCCGAGGCTTCGGCGGACGCTCCCATGGCGGCCGACGTCGACCAGGTCCGTCGTATCGTCGCGGACGAGGTCGCCGCCTTCGGGGCGGCCCTCAGGGCCGCGCACATCACGCCCACCGTCGTCGCGCTCAGGACCATGGCCGCCGATGTCGTCGCGAATGAGATCGCGCGGCTCGACGGGCGGCTGCCGGGCCTCGACGACAAGCAGCGCGGGGAGATCACGCAGACCGTGCGGCGCGTGGTCGACAAGCTGCTGCACGCCCCGACCGTACGGGTCAAGCAGCTCGCGGCCGAGCCCGGCGGTGCCGGGTACGCGGACGCGCTGCGGACCCTGTTCGACCTCGACCCCGAGACGGTGGCCGCCGTCTCCCGCGCCGAGGACAGCACCACCGATGAGAAAGACCGAGGCTCGTCATGA
- the hemC gene encoding hydroxymethylbilane synthase: MRSKALRLGTRRSKLAMAQSGQVADAVSQVTGRPVELVEITTYGDVSKEALAQIGGTGVFVTALREALLKGEVDFAVHSLKDLPTGQPDELALAAIPQREDPRDVLVARDALKFTDLPRGARIGTGSPRRTAQLNAYARAHGLGIETVAIRGNIDTRMRFVRDGELDAVVLAAAGLQRSGRIDEVTDFLSVDTVLPAPGQGALAIECTADNADLIAALGELDDPFTRVAVTAERSLLAALEAGCSAPVGALADLLADGQIVKEMRLRGVVGTTDGSRMVQLSTTGPVPETYDQAMALGRELAAEMLAQGAAGLMGERAQ; this comes from the coding sequence ATGAGGAGCAAGGCGCTACGGCTCGGGACCAGGCGGAGCAAACTCGCCATGGCCCAGTCCGGGCAGGTGGCGGACGCCGTGAGCCAGGTGACCGGACGGCCCGTCGAGCTCGTCGAGATCACCACGTACGGCGATGTGTCCAAGGAGGCGCTCGCGCAGATCGGCGGCACGGGTGTCTTCGTGACCGCGCTGCGCGAAGCCCTGCTCAAGGGCGAGGTCGACTTCGCGGTGCACTCGCTGAAGGACCTGCCGACCGGACAGCCGGACGAGCTGGCGCTGGCCGCGATCCCGCAGCGCGAGGACCCGCGGGACGTACTCGTCGCCCGGGACGCGCTGAAGTTCACCGACCTGCCCCGAGGTGCCCGGATCGGTACCGGTTCGCCCCGGCGGACCGCGCAGCTGAACGCGTACGCCCGCGCGCACGGACTTGGTATCGAGACGGTTGCGATCCGGGGGAACATCGACACCCGGATGCGGTTCGTGCGCGATGGTGAGCTGGATGCGGTGGTGCTGGCCGCGGCAGGGCTGCAGCGCAGCGGCCGTATCGACGAAGTGACCGATTTCCTCTCGGTCGACACAGTTTTGCCCGCTCCCGGCCAGGGAGCACTCGCGATCGAGTGCACCGCGGACAACGCGGACCTGATCGCAGCGCTCGGCGAGCTCGACGACCCGTTCACGCGGGTCGCCGTGACCGCCGAACGGTCACTGCTCGCCGCCCTGGAGGCCGGCTGCTCCGCTCCTGTGGGCGCGCTGGCCGACCTGCTGGCCGACGGGCAGATTGTCAAGGAAATGCGCCTGCGGGGCGTCGTCGGCACGACCGACGGCTCGCGCATGGTGCAGTTGTCCACCACCGGTCCCGTGCCCGAGACGTACGACCAAGCAATGGCGCTCGGCCGTGAACTCGCGGCCGAGATGCTTGCCCAGGGCGCGGCCGGTCTGATGGGGGAGCGAGCACAGTGA
- a CDS encoding bifunctional uroporphyrinogen-III C-methyltransferase/uroporphyrinogen-III synthase gives MSPTTLPAGPEHGHVTFLGAGPGDPGLLTLRAVEALTNADVLVAGHEVLDVVRVHARSGVAVVDTDTESPSAPVPGTGAPQLTVVDGTSTTAPAPAVRDAAHLVMEAARGGRRVVRAVSGDPGLDAYAAEEMLACARAGVPFEVVPGVAAAVGVPAYAGVPLRDAQGADVRFVDARTASDRCWTEVGASDGTVVVSTTLDSVGAAAGELVAAGRKPDTPMTVTVAGTTTRQRTWTATLGTIAQTLKQAKVLPSPEGGRPVIAVVGERSAAAQRDQLSWFENKPLFGWKVLVPRTKEQAASLSDQLRSYGAVPHEVPTIAVEPPRTPQQMERAVKGLVTGRYEWIAFTSVNAVKAVREKFEEYGLDARAFAGIKVAAVGEQTAKALIAFGVKPDLVPSGEQSAAGLLEDWPPYDPVFDPIDRVFLPRADIATETLVAGLIELGWEVDDVTAYRTVRASPPPAETREAIKGGGFDAVLFTSSSTVRNLVGIAGKPHNVTVIACIGPATAKTAEEHGLRVDVMAPEPSVHKLAEALADFGLKRRAAAVEAGDPVTRPSERRPGARRRRSTT, from the coding sequence GTGAGCCCCACCACCCTTCCCGCCGGTCCTGAACACGGGCACGTCACCTTCCTCGGTGCCGGACCCGGAGATCCGGGACTGCTGACTCTGCGCGCCGTCGAGGCGCTCACGAACGCGGACGTTCTCGTCGCCGGGCACGAGGTGCTCGACGTCGTGCGCGTCCACGCTCGGTCGGGCGTCGCCGTCGTGGACACGGACACGGAGTCGCCTTCGGCTCCGGTTCCGGGCACGGGCGCGCCCCAACTGACAGTCGTTGACGGCACGTCAACAACCGCTCCTGCCCCCGCTGTACGGGATGCGGCACATCTTGTCATGGAGGCCGCGCGGGGCGGCAGGCGGGTCGTGCGTGCGGTGTCCGGGGACCCCGGGCTCGACGCGTACGCCGCCGAGGAGATGCTGGCCTGCGCCCGCGCGGGCGTTCCGTTCGAGGTCGTGCCCGGTGTGGCCGCGGCCGTCGGTGTGCCCGCGTACGCCGGTGTGCCGCTGCGGGACGCGCAGGGCGCGGACGTGCGGTTCGTCGACGCGCGCACGGCCTCCGACCGGTGCTGGACGGAGGTGGGGGCGTCCGACGGGACCGTGGTCGTGTCGACGACCCTGGACTCCGTGGGCGCCGCCGCCGGGGAGCTGGTCGCGGCCGGGCGCAAGCCCGACACCCCGATGACGGTCACCGTCGCCGGCACCACCACGCGCCAGCGGACCTGGACGGCGACCCTGGGCACCATCGCCCAGACGCTCAAGCAGGCCAAGGTGCTGCCCTCGCCCGAGGGCGGGCGGCCGGTGATAGCCGTGGTCGGTGAGCGGTCCGCCGCGGCCCAGCGCGACCAGTTGTCGTGGTTCGAGAACAAGCCGCTGTTCGGCTGGAAGGTTCTCGTGCCGCGTACGAAGGAGCAGGCGGCGTCGCTCTCCGACCAGCTGCGGTCCTACGGGGCCGTGCCGCACGAGGTGCCGACCATCGCCGTCGAGCCGCCGCGCACGCCTCAGCAGATGGAGCGGGCCGTCAAGGGGCTCGTGACCGGACGCTACGAGTGGATCGCCTTCACCTCGGTCAACGCCGTGAAGGCCGTTCGGGAGAAGTTCGAGGAGTACGGGCTCGACGCGCGTGCCTTCGCGGGGATCAAGGTCGCCGCGGTGGGCGAGCAGACGGCGAAGGCGCTGATCGCCTTCGGTGTGAAGCCCGATCTGGTGCCGAGCGGTGAGCAGTCGGCCGCGGGGCTGCTGGAGGACTGGCCGCCCTACGACCCCGTCTTCGACCCGATCGACCGGGTGTTCCTGCCGCGGGCGGACATCGCCACGGAGACGCTGGTCGCCGGGCTCATCGAACTCGGGTGGGAGGTCGACGACGTCACCGCCTACCGGACCGTGCGCGCCTCGCCGCCGCCGGCGGAGACGCGGGAGGCGATCAAGGGCGGTGGCTTCGACGCCGTTCTCTTCACGTCCTCGTCGACCGTGCGGAACCTGGTGGGGATCGCCGGGAAGCCGCACAACGTGACGGTGATCGCCTGTATCGGACCCGCCACGGCGAAGACCGCCGAGGAGCACGGGCTGCGGGTGGACGTGATGGCTCCCGAGCCGTCCGTGCACAAACTGGCCGAGGCCCTCGCCGACTTCGGGCTGAAGCGGCGGGCGGCGGCGGTCGAGGCCGGGGACCCGGTGACACGGCCGAGCGAGCGGCGGCCGGGGGCCCGGCGGCGCCGGTCCACGACCTGA
- a CDS encoding FAD-binding oxidoreductase, producing the protein MAAPHEPLTHIHGPVLHPGDPTYADEVTGFNLAALHTPDIVVGATSPEDIVTALRWASATDTPVTVQATGHGANFPIENGLLINTARMTDVRVDTDTRTATIAAGAKWRHVLEQATPHGLATLNGSSTDAGVVGYTLGGGLPVLGRTYGYAADKIRSFEVATPDGTLHHTDPDTDPDLFWALRGGKGNVGVVTSLVTELLPLQRLLGGGIYCAGEDAEPLLTAWANWTKDVPPEMNSTFSVLRLPPFPEIPEPFRGGFWARVCLAWTGEKEAGEKLLAPLREAAPVVIDTVEEMEYAAVDRIYLDPQDPLPARESCTLLRELTPEAIGTFLDQAGPAAGAGDYPLLMVEIRHMGAALARPANVEDAICARDAAYLMEAVGVLAAPPMAEAVEHATKALNTAMTPHGTGRTMVNLHGTPGDDTDRARAWTPEVYDRLRRTKSTYDPKNLLRYGHTVAPAA; encoded by the coding sequence ATGGCTGCACCCCACGAACCCCTCACCCACATACACGGCCCCGTACTCCACCCCGGCGACCCCACCTACGCCGACGAAGTCACCGGCTTCAACCTGGCCGCCCTCCACACCCCCGACATCGTCGTAGGCGCCACCAGCCCGGAAGACATCGTCACCGCCCTCCGCTGGGCCTCGGCCACCGACACCCCCGTCACCGTCCAGGCCACCGGCCACGGCGCCAACTTCCCGATAGAGAACGGCCTGCTGATCAACACGGCCCGCATGACCGACGTACGCGTGGACACAGACACCCGCACCGCCACCATCGCAGCCGGCGCGAAGTGGCGACACGTCCTGGAGCAAGCCACCCCCCACGGCCTCGCCACCCTCAACGGCAGCTCCACCGACGCAGGCGTCGTCGGCTACACCCTCGGCGGCGGCCTCCCCGTCCTCGGCCGAACCTACGGCTACGCCGCCGACAAGATCCGCTCCTTCGAGGTCGCCACCCCCGACGGCACCCTCCACCACACCGACCCCGACACCGACCCCGACCTCTTCTGGGCCCTGCGCGGCGGCAAGGGCAACGTAGGAGTGGTGACCTCCCTGGTCACCGAACTCCTCCCCCTCCAACGGCTCCTCGGCGGCGGCATCTACTGCGCGGGCGAGGACGCCGAACCCCTGCTGACCGCCTGGGCGAACTGGACGAAGGACGTCCCCCCGGAGATGAACAGCACCTTCAGCGTGCTCCGCCTCCCCCCGTTCCCGGAGATCCCCGAACCCTTCCGCGGCGGCTTCTGGGCAAGGGTCTGCCTCGCCTGGACCGGCGAGAAGGAGGCAGGAGAGAAACTCCTCGCCCCGCTCCGCGAGGCCGCACCGGTGGTGATCGACACGGTGGAGGAGATGGAGTACGCGGCCGTGGACCGCATCTACCTGGACCCCCAGGACCCCCTCCCGGCCCGCGAGTCCTGCACCCTGCTGCGCGAACTGACCCCGGAAGCGATCGGCACGTTCCTCGACCAGGCGGGCCCGGCGGCAGGCGCCGGCGACTACCCGCTCCTCATGGTCGAGATCCGGCACATGGGCGCCGCCCTGGCCCGCCCCGCGAACGTCGAGGACGCGATCTGCGCGAGGGACGCCGCGTACCTCATGGAGGCGGTGGGCGTCCTGGCCGCACCCCCCATGGCCGAGGCGGTCGAGCACGCCACGAAGGCTCTGAACACCGCCATGACCCCGCACGGCACCGGCCGCACCATGGTCAACCTGCACGGCACCCCGGGCGACGACACGGACCGCGCCCGCGCCTGGACCCCGGAGGTCTACGACCGCCTGCGCCGCACGAAGTCGACGTACGACCCGAAGAACCTGCTGCGCTACGGCCACACGGTGGCCCCGGCGGCCTGA
- the hemB gene encoding porphobilinogen synthase, producing MTTYGSFPGTRPRRLRGTAVMRRMVAETRLHPADFILPAFVLEGASEPVPISAMPGVVQHTRDSLKKAAAEAVAAGVSGIMLFGVPEEGKKDALGTPGTDPDGILQVAIRDVRAEVGDELLVMSDLCLDETTDHGHCGVLDAEGRVDNDATLERYAEMAQVQADAGAHVVGPSGMMDGQIGVVRDALDQIGREDVAILAYTAKYASAFYGPFREAVGSSLQGDRKTYQQDPANARESLRELALDLEEGADMVMVKPAGPYLDILARVADVADVPVAAYQISGEYSMIEAAAEKGWIDRDRAILEALTGIKRAGAQNILTYWATEVAQKLR from the coding sequence ATGACGACGTACGGATCCTTTCCCGGTACCCGGCCCCGTCGGCTGCGCGGTACTGCTGTCATGCGGCGCATGGTCGCCGAGACCCGGCTGCACCCTGCCGACTTCATCCTTCCGGCGTTCGTGCTGGAGGGGGCGAGTGAGCCGGTGCCGATCTCGGCGATGCCCGGGGTCGTGCAGCACACGCGGGACAGTTTGAAGAAGGCCGCTGCCGAGGCCGTGGCCGCCGGGGTGTCCGGGATCATGCTGTTCGGGGTGCCCGAGGAGGGGAAGAAGGACGCTCTCGGGACGCCCGGGACCGATCCCGACGGGATTCTGCAGGTCGCCATTCGGGACGTGCGGGCCGAGGTCGGGGACGAGTTGCTCGTGATGTCGGATCTGTGTCTCGACGAGACGACCGATCACGGGCACTGCGGGGTGCTGGACGCCGAGGGGCGGGTCGACAACGACGCCACCCTTGAGCGGTATGCCGAGATGGCCCAGGTGCAGGCCGACGCCGGCGCTCATGTCGTGGGGCCGAGCGGGATGATGGACGGTCAGATCGGGGTCGTACGGGATGCCCTCGATCAGATCGGGCGGGAGGATGTCGCCATCCTCGCCTACACGGCCAAGTACGCGTCCGCCTTCTACGGGCCGTTCCGGGAGGCCGTCGGCTCCTCGTTGCAGGGGGACCGCAAGACCTATCAGCAGGATCCCGCGAACGCGCGGGAGTCGCTGCGGGAGCTCGCCCTCGATCTGGAGGAGGGCGCCGACATGGTGATGGTCAAGCCGGCCGGGCCCTATCTCGACATCCTCGCGCGGGTCGCGGACGTCGCGGACGTGCCGGTCGCCGCCTATCAGATCTCCGGTGAGTACTCGATGATCGAGGCCGCCGCCGAGAAGGGCTGGATCGACCGGGACCGGGCGATCCTGGAGGCACTGACCGGAATCAAGCGGGCCGGGGCGCAGAACATCCTCACCTACTGGGCGACCGAGGTGGCGCAGAAGCTCCGCTGA
- a CDS encoding DUF805 domain-containing protein, producing MSWFIEVLKKYAVFSGRARRKEYWMFALFAGIIYVVFAVLGVVTKQSWLVAIPYLGFLLPGLAVTARRLHDTGRSGWWILFGLVPLVGGITLFVFSVLDSEPGDNKYGPNPKLVPAHV from the coding sequence ATGAGCTGGTTCATCGAAGTTCTCAAGAAGTACGCGGTCTTCAGCGGGCGTGCGCGCCGCAAGGAATACTGGATGTTCGCCCTGTTCGCCGGGATCATCTACGTCGTGTTCGCCGTCCTCGGCGTCGTCACCAAGCAGTCGTGGCTCGTGGCGATCCCCTACCTCGGCTTCCTGCTGCCGGGCCTGGCCGTCACCGCGCGCCGTCTGCACGACACGGGCCGCAGCGGCTGGTGGATCCTGTTCGGGCTCGTTCCGCTCGTCGGTGGCATCACCCTGTTCGTCTTCTCGGTCCTCGACAGCGAGCCGGGCGACAACAAGTACGGCCCCAACCCGAAGCTGGTCCCCGCGCACGTGTGA
- a CDS encoding SAM-dependent methyltransferase, with protein MSGDALSQDPAELAKRIDTTRAHPARVYDVFLGGKDNYPADRAAAAAALAANPRGYLDVRHNRDFMRRAVDRLAGQDGIRQFLDIGTGLPTAENVHQIAQRIHSDSRVVYVDNDPVVLAHARALLTSGPEGRTDYIDADFRNPAQILEQAAKTLDFDRPIALCLVALLHFVEDAEAYPIVRGLVDALPAGSRIMLSHLTDEMHPEPARAVQRTYTERGFTFVFRSRSEVERFFTETPGVSLDEPGVVPAHLWHPGPAPAPPAIDVEDFESLDDIEKIRYRDINDVTDDDINVYGATGTKA; from the coding sequence ATGTCCGGTGACGCGCTGAGCCAGGACCCGGCCGAGCTGGCCAAGAGGATCGACACCACCAGGGCCCATCCGGCCCGTGTCTACGACGTCTTCCTCGGCGGCAAGGACAACTACCCCGCCGACCGGGCCGCGGCCGCCGCCGCGCTCGCCGCCAACCCCCGCGGCTATCTCGACGTGCGCCACAACCGTGACTTCATGCGCCGCGCCGTCGACCGGCTGGCCGGGCAGGACGGGATCCGGCAGTTCCTCGACATCGGCACCGGGCTGCCCACCGCCGAGAACGTCCACCAGATCGCCCAGCGGATCCACTCCGACTCGCGGGTCGTGTACGTCGACAACGACCCGGTGGTGCTGGCGCACGCCCGCGCCCTGCTCACGAGCGGGCCCGAGGGGCGTACGGACTACATCGACGCCGACTTCAGGAATCCCGCGCAGATCCTCGAACAGGCCGCCAAGACCCTGGACTTCGACCGGCCGATCGCGCTGTGCCTGGTCGCGCTCCTGCACTTCGTCGAGGACGCGGAGGCCTATCCGATCGTGCGCGGGCTCGTGGACGCCCTGCCCGCGGGAAGCCGGATCATGCTCAGCCATCTGACCGACGAGATGCATCCCGAGCCCGCCCGCGCGGTCCAGCGGACCTACACCGAGCGCGGGTTCACCTTCGTGTTCCGCTCCAGGAGCGAGGTGGAGCGGTTCTTCACCGAGACGCCGGGTGTCTCGCTGGACGAGCCCGGTGTGGTGCCCGCGCACCTGTGGCACCCCGGGCCCGCGCCCGCGCCGCCCGCCATCGACGTGGAGGACTTCGAGTCCCTCGACGACATCGAGAAGATCCGCTACCGCGACATCAACGACGTCACGGACGACGACATCAACGTCTACGGGGCCACCGGCACCAAGGCCTGA
- a CDS encoding PLP-dependent aminotransferase family protein gives MTVPTYAPVPPLAARARAVGGSPVRDILAVTARPEVINFAGGLPAPELFDAEGIADAFRAVLEEAPSRALQYSTTEGEPVLRAALAERMSARGLATGADDVLVTTGSQQALSLLATALIEPGDTVLVESPCYLAALQAFGFAGARVVAVPGDEEGPDPVALEELVVRERPKLLYTVPTFQNPTGRTMSAGRRAAVASVAARCGLWIVEDDPYGELRFEGERVPWIAAHAEAGDRVVLLGSFSKVMAPGLRLGWLRAPGELRRACGVAKQAADLHTPTVNQLAATRYLADRDLDAHVRRVAGVYGERRDAMLAGLADALPEGSAWTRPEGGMFLWARLPSSYDTTALLPQVVTRDVAYVPGAPFYAGAPDRSTLRLCFVTQTPEEIGEGLRRLGEGLSGPSRRV, from the coding sequence ATGACGGTGCCCACGTACGCCCCCGTGCCGCCGCTCGCCGCCCGGGCCCGCGCGGTCGGCGGGTCGCCCGTACGGGACATCCTGGCCGTCACCGCCCGGCCCGAGGTGATCAACTTCGCGGGCGGGCTGCCGGCCCCCGAGCTGTTCGACGCGGAGGGGATCGCCGACGCCTTTCGGGCGGTGCTGGAGGAGGCGCCTTCGCGGGCGCTGCAGTACTCGACCACCGAGGGCGAGCCCGTGCTGCGGGCGGCCCTCGCCGAGCGGATGTCGGCCCGCGGGCTCGCCACCGGCGCCGACGACGTCCTCGTCACCACCGGCTCCCAGCAGGCGCTGTCGCTGCTCGCCACCGCGCTGATCGAGCCCGGGGACACGGTCCTCGTCGAGAGCCCCTGCTATCTGGCCGCCCTCCAGGCCTTCGGCTTCGCCGGCGCCCGGGTGGTGGCCGTGCCCGGGGACGAGGAGGGGCCCGACCCCGTGGCGCTGGAGGAGCTCGTCGTGCGGGAGCGGCCCAAGCTGCTCTACACCGTGCCCACCTTCCAGAACCCCACCGGGCGGACCATGTCGGCGGGGCGCCGGGCCGCCGTCGCGTCCGTGGCCGCGCGGTGCGGGCTGTGGATCGTCGAGGACGACCCGTACGGCGAGCTGCGCTTCGAGGGCGAGCGGGTGCCGTGGATCGCCGCCCACGCGGAGGCCGGCGACCGGGTCGTGCTGCTCGGGTCCTTCTCCAAGGTCATGGCCCCCGGACTGCGGCTCGGCTGGCTGCGGGCCCCCGGTGAGCTGCGGCGGGCCTGCGGGGTCGCCAAGCAGGCCGCCGATCTCCACACCCCGACCGTCAACCAGCTCGCCGCGACGCGCTACCTGGCCGACCGGGACCTGGACGCGCATGTCCGGCGCGTGGCAGGGGTCTACGGGGAGCGGCGGGACGCGATGCTCGCGGGCCTGGCCGATGCCCTGCCCGAGGGGTCGGCCTGGACGCGTCCCGAGGGTGGCATGTTCCTGTGGGCACGGCTCCCGTCGTCGTACGACACCACCGCGCTGCTCCCGCAGGTCGTGACCCGGGACGTGGCCTACGTCCCGGGGGCGCCCTTCTACGCCGGTGCGCCCGACCGCTCGACCCTGCGGCTGTGCTTCGTGACGCAGACGCCGGAGGAGATCGGGGAGGGGCTGCGGAGGCTGGGGGAGGGACTGTCAGGCCCTAGCCGAAGGGTGTGA